A genomic segment from Candidatus Binatia bacterium encodes:
- a CDS encoding M24 family metallopeptidase codes for MTNRSSLRRFSSSTSRRAFLRTLASTGVALPLLPGLFPPPGAQAQENTARPVKVSNTFFSRTERERRWTAVRRIMAKPQWNLDAILAPGSGEKAYSQYLTQIGGRGGGADVIFPRDASKPVHAFVGSARNRRFWEKRLTAWQSDGKLLIAEGEGSKSIVEQLKSLGLNRSGTRLGVAKLAGSRFDPEGLVSATLLEKLKSTLPGVEFLPMEKWGADAGPVDEAAMMKGKEEHDAIRAAVAAGEKAIETIRSLARPPSRHQADIWLPTFTAMFAETGEDPTRLSIALDAEANATLGAPTDDPLKDGQIVSQEIDATVQGYRAQVNHSIFVGGPKTPGYDYYRVAMETAIKILHECLASIVPGKTTCGQLADLYAKLVEKLDAEDRSGVVLHSSGIGNLSRPRLGPANSRGDSDIVLAPGMTFDFKPAIRMKRSAVEDAQKENRVAQIGEHVLVTETGVVRLGKRELKPLTTGS; via the coding sequence ATGACGAACCGTTCTTCGCTACGCCGATTTTCTTCTTCCACTTCGCGTCGCGCCTTCCTTCGGACGCTCGCATCGACCGGCGTCGCGCTGCCGCTGCTGCCCGGATTATTTCCGCCCCCCGGCGCACAGGCGCAAGAGAACACCGCGCGGCCGGTCAAAGTGTCGAATACTTTTTTTTCGCGCACCGAGCGGGAGCGGCGCTGGACGGCCGTCCGCCGCATCATGGCCAAGCCGCAATGGAACCTCGACGCGATCCTGGCGCCGGGAAGCGGCGAGAAGGCCTACTCTCAATATTTGACGCAGATCGGCGGCCGCGGCGGTGGCGCGGACGTGATCTTCCCGCGCGACGCTTCCAAGCCGGTTCATGCTTTCGTCGGAAGCGCGCGCAACCGCCGCTTCTGGGAGAAGCGACTGACGGCGTGGCAGTCGGATGGAAAGCTCCTTATCGCCGAGGGAGAAGGCTCGAAATCGATCGTCGAACAGTTGAAGAGCCTGGGCTTGAACCGTAGCGGGACGCGCCTCGGCGTGGCCAAGCTCGCGGGCAGCCGCTTCGATCCCGAGGGGTTGGTCTCGGCCACGCTGCTTGAAAAGCTCAAATCGACGCTGCCTGGAGTCGAGTTTCTGCCGATGGAAAAATGGGGCGCCGATGCCGGCCCGGTCGACGAAGCGGCCATGATGAAGGGCAAAGAGGAGCACGACGCGATTCGCGCGGCCGTCGCCGCGGGCGAAAAAGCCATAGAAACGATCAGGAGCCTGGCGCGGCCGCCGTCGCGGCACCAGGCCGACATCTGGCTCCCGACCTTCACCGCCATGTTTGCCGAGACCGGGGAGGATCCGACTCGCCTATCCATCGCTCTCGACGCCGAGGCGAACGCCACCCTCGGCGCTCCCACCGACGATCCGCTGAAAGACGGACAGATCGTGAGCCAGGAGATCGACGCCACGGTGCAGGGCTATCGGGCACAGGTGAACCACTCGATCTTCGTCGGCGGGCCGAAAACTCCCGGCTACGATTACTATCGCGTCGCCATGGAGACGGCGATCAAGATCCTCCACGAATGTCTCGCTTCGATCGTGCCGGGTAAAACCACCTGCGGTCAGCTCGCGGACCTTTACGCCAAGCTGGTTGAGAAGCTCGACGCGGAGGATCGCTCCGGCGTCGTCCTCCACTCCAGCGGCATCGGCAATCTTTCCCGGCCGCGCCTCGGGCCGGCGAACTCCCGGGGAGATTCCGACATCGTTCTGGCGCCGGGGATGACCTTCGATTTCAAGCCGGCGATTCGCATGAAGCGAAGCGCCGTCGAGGACGCGCAGAAGGAAAACCGCGTGGCGCAGATCGGCGAGCACGTCCTCGTCACCGAAACCGGCGTTGTTCGCCTTGGCAAGCGCGAGCTGAAGCCCTTGACGACGGGGAGTTGA
- a CDS encoding zf-TFIIB domain-containing protein has protein sequence MANKWDERKKAVEDEYFVKKEKELLEKLRTKGEGEKKAQLKELCHMLCPKCGEPLKERSFQKIQIDQCTGCGGIWLDAGELEQVAEREESGFLGKLFQRL, from the coding sequence GTGGCGAACAAATGGGATGAAAGAAAAAAAGCGGTGGAGGACGAGTACTTCGTCAAGAAGGAAAAAGAGCTGCTCGAAAAGCTCAGGACCAAAGGCGAGGGAGAGAAGAAAGCCCAGCTCAAGGAGCTCTGCCACATGCTCTGCCCGAAGTGCGGCGAGCCTTTGAAGGAGCGCAGCTTCCAGAAGATCCAGATCGATCAGTGCACGGGCTGCGGCGGCATCTGGCTGGACGCAGGAGAGCTGGAACAGGTCGCCGAAAGAGAAGAGAGCGGGTTTTTAGGGAAGCTGTTTCAGCGGTTGTGA
- a CDS encoding cupin domain-containing protein, with translation MSKIEDFNRKLEKLNLVGYWGIPRSESFEPKASFEPCMWRWHDVYGALNEAGEILGMDDSLRRFIAFRSPGKVRTTHTLALGVQLVKPGEIARAHRHTMGAIRFVLQGGGAQTTVEGEAFPMTPGDFITTPSRTWHDHYNGSSEPIIWLDGIEAPLMGLLEIGFAEIFGADQQPISRPENFSRYEMGLARPSWIEPGAQPAPYRYPWEETEKTLKALGETPGDPFDGVLLRYVNPLTGGPTLPTFSCEIQMLRPGETTRSHRHTSTAIYHAFRGKGFTAVGGKRFEWSQGDSFTVPLWTPHHHGNDSREGAILFSMNDRPLMEALGFYREEEV, from the coding sequence ATGAGCAAGATCGAGGATTTCAACCGCAAGCTGGAAAAGTTGAACCTCGTCGGCTACTGGGGCATCCCGCGGAGCGAGTCCTTCGAGCCGAAGGCGTCGTTCGAGCCCTGCATGTGGCGCTGGCACGACGTCTATGGCGCGCTGAACGAAGCGGGTGAGATTCTCGGCATGGACGATTCGCTGCGACGTTTCATCGCGTTTCGCTCGCCGGGAAAAGTCCGCACGACGCACACGCTCGCGCTCGGCGTGCAGCTCGTCAAGCCGGGCGAGATCGCGCGCGCCCATCGCCACACGATGGGAGCGATCCGCTTCGTCCTCCAGGGCGGCGGCGCGCAGACGACGGTCGAGGGCGAGGCGTTTCCGATGACGCCGGGCGATTTCATCACGACGCCGAGCCGGACCTGGCACGATCACTACAACGGATCGAGCGAGCCGATCATCTGGCTCGACGGCATCGAAGCGCCGCTCATGGGCTTATTGGAGATCGGCTTCGCCGAGATTTTCGGCGCCGATCAGCAGCCGATCTCGCGGCCGGAAAATTTTTCCCGATACGAGATGGGCCTCGCCCGCCCGAGCTGGATCGAGCCGGGCGCTCAGCCGGCGCCTTACCGCTATCCGTGGGAGGAAACGGAAAAAACGCTCAAAGCCCTCGGCGAAACTCCAGGCGATCCGTTCGACGGCGTGCTATTGCGCTACGTCAATCCGCTGACCGGCGGGCCGACCTTGCCGACGTTCTCGTGCGAGATCCAGATGCTGCGCCCCGGCGAGACGACGCGATCGCACCGCCACACGAGCACGGCGATCTACCACGCGTTCAGAGGAAAAGGTTTCACGGCCGTCGGCGGCAAGCGTTTCGAATGGTCGCAGGGAGACTCGTTCACCGTGCCGCTTTGGACGCCGCATCATCACGGCAACGATTCGCGCGAGGGAGCGATTCTCTTCTCGATGAACGACCGGCCGTTGATGGAGGCGCTGGGTTTTTATCGCGAGGAAGAGGTTTAA